The Candidatus Omnitrophota bacterium genomic sequence AGAGAATTTGGGAAAACTAAAAAAGGCATTAAAAGACTACGGTCTATTGTAGTTTTTCGCACCAGGTGCAAATCCAATCGGGCACCTGGTGCGGAATTGAGATTGTACCTGTCCCGTTATTAGCTTTACACCAGGTGCAAGATGGAGGGGAGATGATTAAACTTGGTATTGCCGGTGTCTGCGGGAAAATGGGCCGGCGGATATTTAAATTAGCATCCGCGGATAAAGATTTTGAAGTTACCTTTGCGCTGGAAAAAAAAGGTACGCCCGCCATCGGTAAGGAATTGGGTAAATTAAAAATCTCATCTACTCAGGATGGCCTGTTTCTGGTGGACGTGTTCATTGATTTCACTACGCCGGAAGCTACTGAAATGAATTTGGATTATGTCGCCAGGCACAAAAAAGCCCTGGTATTAGGCACTACCGGATTAAGCGAGGCGCAGATTAACAAAGTAGAAGAGGCCTCCAAAGTTGTCCCGGTAGTATTCTCTCCGAATATGTCGGTAGGCGTGAATGTGTTATTTTCCATACTTGCGGAAATAGCCAAAAAACTGGGGCCGGAGTATAGCATTGAGATAGTCGAGGCGCACCACAAGGCCAAGAAGGACGCGCCTTCGGGGACAGCCAAAAAATTTGCCCAGATTTTAGCGGATACCACTAGGAAAGAAATTCCTACGCACGCCATCAGGTTAGGTGATATTGTAGGCGACCATACAATTATCTTCTGCGGCAATTCCGAACGCATTGAGATAAAGCATCAGGCGCATTCCCGCGATTTATTTGCCTTAGGGGCATTGAAAGCTGCTAAATGGGTAATGGGTAAACCCGCAGGCCTGTATTCCATGCAGGATGTCCTGAAATAACAGGCCCGGCACTGCGCTAAGGGAACTTTACGGATAGAAAATGAATTATTTTAGAATAATAAATAATGAGAAATGGCTGTCTAATTTTGCTTTGGTTTTAGTCTTGGCCTCTATTATTATTTATTCTATATTCATCCAGTTTCTGCTACCGACCTTCCACGAAGCGGATGAATATTACCATATAGCCGCTTCAAGCTTTTTAAAAGACCTCGGGCCGCGTT encodes the following:
- the dapB gene encoding 4-hydroxy-tetrahydrodipicolinate reductase, which codes for MIKLGIAGVCGKMGRRIFKLASADKDFEVTFALEKKGTPAIGKELGKLKISSTQDGLFLVDVFIDFTTPEATEMNLDYVARHKKALVLGTTGLSEAQINKVEEASKVVPVVFSPNMSVGVNVLFSILAEIAKKLGPEYSIEIVEAHHKAKKDAPSGTAKKFAQILADTTRKEIPTHAIRLGDIVGDHTIIFCGNSERIEIKHQAHSRDLFALGALKAAKWVMGKPAGLYSMQDVLK